A stretch of Candidatus Poribacteria bacterium DNA encodes these proteins:
- a CDS encoding DUF1828 domain-containing protein, translated as MSIKTIEKDFINKVSAEIQLLADGKDRFLVSTPFHFNDGDQLVIVLKKMGDRWILSDEAHTYMHLSYYMDEQRLHSGNRQKLILKALSMFQVKDYDGELIIDVSDECYGEALYDFVQALLKIIDVTYLSRETVRSTFIDDFQAFLYQKVESNRMTFNWQHPTNDPDGIYKVDCRINGKVPPLFVFALNSDTKTQAAALTLHQFKAWGIDYRPLGIFEKKNTTTRDVFLRFNDVCETHFTDIIQSSEEIGQYLKNYISDET; from the coding sequence ATGTCAATCAAAACAATAGAAAAAGACTTTATTAATAAAGTCTCTGCAGAAATACAACTTTTAGCAGATGGCAAAGATCGTTTCCTCGTCTCAACTCCCTTCCATTTCAATGATGGAGATCAGTTAGTTATTGTCCTAAAAAAGATGGGGGATAGGTGGATCCTTTCAGATGAAGCACATACCTATATGCACCTTTCGTACTATATGGACGAACAGAGACTTCATAGTGGGAATCGCCAGAAGTTAATTCTAAAGGCTTTGTCCATGTTTCAAGTTAAGGATTATGATGGCGAATTAATTATTGATGTATCCGATGAGTGTTATGGAGAGGCTCTTTATGACTTTGTCCAGGCTCTACTCAAAATAATCGACGTTACGTACCTGTCAAGAGAAACGGTTAGATCGACATTTATTGACGATTTCCAAGCCTTCTTGTATCAAAAGGTAGAATCAAACCGTATGACATTTAACTGGCAACATCCGACGAATGATCCCGATGGGATTTACAAAGTAGACTGTAGGATAAACGGGAAGGTTCCACCCCTATTTGTGTTTGCACTTAATAGTGATACTAAAACCCAAGCAGCAGCACTTACATTACACCAATTCAAGGCGTGGGGTATTGACTATCGACCTCTGGGTATCTTTGAAAAAAAGAATACGACCACTCGCGATGTGTTTTTGCGTTTCAACGATGTTTGTGAAACACATTTCACTGACATAATCCAAAGTAGCGAAGAAATTGGGCAATATTTGAAAAATTATATATCAGATGAAACATAA
- a CDS encoding sulfatase, with the protein MTNTPNIVYLLADQIRACSLPVYGDTQIETPHIDRLAQEGTVFSNAIATAPVCTPYRSMMLTGRHPQTTGHLINFVRTRHDEIGLGDVFSRNGYRTAWVGKWHLHTGSFPEIGGRDYVPEGRDRLGFQHWRGYNFHTDYFNGTVNLDDWRNETWEGYETDALNRYAFQFMDDVDDDTPFCLFISPHQAHSTPYEFAPPEYYDRLPTELQLPENVPDSVKEQSLEIYRHYLAMTLTVDDMLGELMAYLERTGRVENTLLVFGSDHGTQGGGQGINFWAKREPYEESIKVPLIMRLPGVFEGNRTCDTLTSPVDLFPSLCGLCSIQPPRTVEGYDLSASWRGNANAFEQDAVLTMNFGSTYDYLIDGNEWRGVRTKTHSYARWFDGKRMLYDVAADPLQMNNLIDAPEAESLADEMENTLTNLMDARNDELQPATSYTDWYDAQRRIVRNAHGPLGDPEDEPDWSLLKP; encoded by the coding sequence ATGACAAACACACCGAATATTGTCTATCTTCTCGCAGATCAGATTCGTGCATGCTCATTGCCGGTATATGGCGATACGCAGATCGAGACACCACACATCGACCGACTTGCACAGGAAGGCACCGTTTTTTCAAACGCAATCGCTACTGCGCCTGTCTGCACCCCTTACCGTTCCATGATGCTCACCGGACGGCACCCACAAACAACCGGTCATCTCATTAATTTCGTCAGAACCCGGCACGATGAAATCGGGCTCGGAGACGTTTTCAGCAGAAACGGGTACCGGACAGCGTGGGTCGGAAAATGGCATCTCCACACCGGTTCATTCCCGGAGATCGGGGGACGCGACTACGTCCCTGAAGGGCGTGACCGTCTCGGATTCCAACACTGGCGCGGCTATAACTTCCATACCGACTATTTCAACGGGACAGTGAACCTTGACGATTGGCGGAACGAAACGTGGGAAGGCTACGAAACTGATGCCCTGAACCGATACGCTTTCCAGTTCATGGATGATGTGGATGACGATACCCCGTTCTGTCTGTTTATCTCCCCCCACCAAGCGCACTCCACGCCTTATGAATTCGCACCACCGGAATACTATGACCGGCTACCCACCGAACTCCAACTGCCAGAAAATGTTCCAGATTCGGTCAAAGAACAATCCTTAGAAATTTACCGCCACTATCTCGCCATGACGCTAACGGTGGACGATATGCTCGGTGAACTGATGGCGTATCTCGAAAGAACGGGACGTGTCGAGAATACACTGCTCGTCTTTGGCTCTGACCACGGCACACAAGGCGGCGGACAAGGCATCAATTTCTGGGCGAAGCGGGAGCCTTACGAGGAATCCATCAAAGTGCCCCTGATTATGCGGCTGCCCGGCGTTTTCGAGGGGAATCGCACCTGTGATACACTCACCTCCCCCGTAGACCTGTTCCCATCGCTTTGCGGTTTATGTAGCATTCAACCCCCCCGAACCGTCGAAGGCTACGATCTATCAGCGTCTTGGCGCGGTAATGCTAATGCTTTTGAACAGGATGCCGTTTTGACGATGAACTTCGGATCGACCTACGATTACCTGATTGATGGTAACGAGTGGCGTGGTGTCCGCACTAAAACGCATAGTTACGCCCGTTGGTTCGATGGTAAACGGATGCTGTATGACGTGGCGGCGGATCCGCTACAGATGAACAATCTGATTGACGCACCCGAAGCAGAATCGTTAGCCGACGAAATGGAGAACACCCTCACAAACCTGATGGATGCTCGCAACGACGAACTCCAGCCTGCGACAAGTTATACGGATTGGTATGACGCACAACGTCGCATCGTCCGCAACGCCCACGGTCCCCTCGGCGACCCAGAGGACGAACCCGATTGGTCATTATTGAAGCCTTAA
- a CDS encoding AAA family ATPase — protein sequence MYFHEIFLQNTGPISECHVKPPFDDAGNPLPIVIVGPNGSGKTIFLSYIVDALTEFAKQAFQDIVLPDSSGRIPYFRVIHPRAIRSGQRFSLSLLHFKANNDNLHYCEKSGVLDAVSYSPSVKSVFTPVWNWPTDGNHKNVSANEKIVGTQMKSGAYAFFPASRREDPDWLNPKSLKTHPTSSSSRFSRRLDKPLWIETCAEENISWVLDVFLDSLIDPDEQQKLNNFVNALQGQQITMPLELSPIVNNMVNRHTFRQARKNVERILQAILQDGTAELMLNFRNIGPSRISIKMSDGRIIPTLQSLSEGQSQLFHLFATVIRYGERTDLNRSVDLSQITGLVVIDEIAAHLHPTLQHDVLPELISLFPKVQFIVSSHSPLFLLGMEKRFGVDRVTILEMPDGDRINSEKYSEFGKAFEYYKTTERFEENTKQLIANATKPVVLTEGKTDACYIQTALELLSEEELLNSLDIRPVGKEGDEGNAGGGQTGLNNFHKIYAAHPLSFNHAILLLYDWDANKPDDQIEKLWIRSIPKNVEDTEEKRGIENLFPSHLFTDCFYEEKPKKGIHGKSNVIHDFKKQEFCTWICEERRNPNDFEKFKEVVGILKAFIEAHQLPTIQ from the coding sequence ATGTATTTTCATGAAATCTTTTTACAAAATACCGGCCCTATTTCAGAATGCCATGTAAAGCCACCATTTGATGACGCTGGAAACCCCCTCCCTATAGTGATTGTGGGTCCCAACGGATCTGGCAAAACTATTTTTCTTTCCTACATCGTTGATGCACTTACTGAATTCGCGAAACAAGCCTTCCAAGACATAGTCCTTCCCGATAGTTCAGGTCGCATACCATATTTCCGAGTTATTCATCCAAGGGCAATTAGAAGTGGACAACGGTTTAGTCTAAGCCTCCTTCATTTCAAAGCGAATAATGACAACTTACACTACTGTGAAAAATCTGGAGTCCTTGATGCAGTGTCTTATTCACCGAGCGTGAAATCTGTATTTACTCCAGTCTGGAACTGGCCAACAGATGGAAACCATAAAAATGTATCGGCCAACGAAAAGATTGTTGGGACTCAAATGAAAAGCGGGGCATACGCTTTTTTTCCCGCAAGTCGTCGTGAAGATCCCGATTGGTTAAATCCGAAGAGTTTAAAAACACATCCGACCTCTTCCTCGTCACGTTTTAGTCGACGACTTGATAAACCTCTCTGGATAGAAACTTGTGCTGAGGAAAATATTTCTTGGGTGTTAGATGTATTTCTTGATTCTTTGATTGATCCTGATGAACAACAGAAACTTAACAATTTTGTAAACGCTCTACAAGGACAACAAATTACAATGCCGCTGGAATTATCACCTATAGTGAACAATATGGTGAATAGACACACGTTTAGGCAAGCCCGTAAGAATGTTGAACGCATATTGCAGGCAATACTTCAAGACGGAACTGCAGAGTTAATGCTAAACTTTCGTAACATTGGACCTTCAAGAATTAGTATCAAGATGAGCGATGGACGAATTATCCCTACACTACAGTCACTATCAGAGGGGCAATCTCAATTGTTCCACCTATTTGCGACAGTTATTAGGTATGGTGAACGGACTGATCTCAACAGAAGCGTAGATCTTTCTCAGATTACAGGTCTTGTTGTCATAGATGAAATTGCTGCTCATTTACATCCAACGCTCCAGCACGATGTCCTGCCCGAACTTATAAGTCTGTTCCCGAAGGTCCAGTTTATCGTATCGTCTCATTCTCCGCTGTTTCTGCTCGGTATGGAAAAAAGATTTGGTGTAGACAGGGTTACAATTCTTGAAATGCCAGATGGAGATAGAATTAATAGTGAAAAGTATTCTGAATTCGGAAAGGCATTTGAATACTATAAAACTACAGAACGTTTTGAAGAAAATACAAAACAACTTATCGCCAATGCCACAAAACCTGTTGTGTTGACGGAAGGAAAGACAGATGCGTGTTATATTCAAACAGCATTAGAGCTGCTCAGTGAAGAAGAACTCCTAAACTCTTTGGATATCAGACCTGTTGGTAAAGAAGGCGACGAGGGGAACGCCGGTGGAGGACAAACAGGATTAAATAACTTCCACAAAATTTACGCGGCTCACCCGTTGTCTTTCAACCATGCCATATTGCTCCTTTATGATTGGGATGCAAATAAGCCTGACGATCAAATTGAGAAACTTTGGATAAGATCAATTCCAAAGAATGTTGAAGATACCGAAGAAAAGAGAGGAATTGAAAACCTCTTTCCTTCACACCTTTTCACAGACTGTTTCTATGAAGAGAAACCGAAAAAAGGAATCCACGGCAAATCTAATGTAATTCATGATTTCAAGAAGCAGGAATTTTGCACTTGGATTTGTGAGGAGCGAAGGAATCCTAATGACTTTGAGAAGTTTAAAGAAGTAGTAGGTATTCTTAAGGCATTTATTGAAGCCCATCAGTTACCCACAATCCAGTAA
- a CDS encoding N-6 DNA methylase has protein sequence MTQPDIIQTILKDSNYHLDLFTDPEVQTLRQKVFIKTARGKETPHIKCIIRNSEIQLKPEELIRQLYAARLLNRYHYSPDRVRFEHLVNFGRERKRADIVILDKDRPDTPYIIIEVKKPKLQDGKEQLRSYCNATGAPIAVWTNGQQISHYHRRDPNYFEDITDIPDAEQTLADILKEHFTLKDLILKDKLTTEHKSLKEVILELEDEVLANAGVDVFEEVFKLIFTKLYDESLSYKDKGVIDYFVRQQQSGAPQQEGGITYDMNYEVIRLAAASISDDGFRAMEFRNTGQTGSELKTKIQRLFDEAKNQWKGVFPEHSTFELSDSHLSVCVSSLQDVKLFNSNLQVVDEAFEYLVSKSAKGEKGQYFTPRHVIDMCVKMLNPQSGEYMIDTASGSCGFPVHTIFKLTGTLFTNSEILDTDRGHILKVFGIDFDERTVRVARTLNLIAGDGETNVLHLNTLDYDRWSDSTEENSRWVRTYGDGFDRLKALRTEPGRDKLFSFDILMANPPFAGDIKESRILHQYTLGFKGNGKPQTKVGRDILFIERNLDFLKPGGRMAIVLPQGRFNNASDKYIRDFIAEHARILAVVGLDTNTFKPHTGTNTSVLFVQKWNDDPSKGALCPEVEDYPIFFAVSKKSGKDNSGDYVFLENGAGQYKLDKNGHLIVEHDLHNHNGELSDGIAEAFIEWAKSENLSFWSGE, from the coding sequence ATGACCCAACCCGACATCATCCAAACTATCCTCAAAGACAGCAATTACCACCTGGATCTCTTCACAGACCCTGAAGTTCAAACGTTGCGCCAAAAAGTTTTCATCAAGACAGCGAGAGGCAAAGAGACACCACACATTAAATGCATAATTCGCAATAGTGAAATCCAACTAAAACCTGAAGAACTGATCCGCCAACTCTACGCGGCACGGCTCCTGAATCGGTATCATTATTCCCCAGATCGTGTGAGATTTGAACACCTCGTAAATTTCGGTAGAGAAAGAAAACGCGCCGACATCGTTATCCTTGACAAGGACAGACCAGACACCCCTTATATTATTATTGAGGTAAAGAAACCGAAACTTCAAGATGGTAAGGAGCAACTCCGTTCCTATTGCAATGCGACTGGCGCGCCCATTGCCGTATGGACAAATGGACAACAGATTTCACACTACCACCGGAGAGATCCAAACTACTTTGAAGACATTACTGATATCCCTGATGCCGAGCAGACTTTGGCGGATATCCTTAAAGAACACTTTACCCTTAAAGATCTCATTCTTAAGGACAAACTCACTACGGAGCACAAGTCCTTAAAAGAGGTCATCTTAGAATTAGAGGATGAAGTGCTTGCCAACGCGGGGGTGGATGTTTTTGAAGAGGTTTTTAAGCTCATCTTTACTAAGCTTTATGATGAATCGCTGAGTTACAAAGACAAAGGCGTTATTGACTACTTTGTCCGTCAACAGCAGAGCGGTGCTCCGCAACAAGAAGGTGGAATAACTTATGACATGAATTATGAGGTTATTAGGCTGGCAGCAGCGTCGATTTCGGACGATGGATTTCGAGCTATGGAGTTTAGGAACACAGGTCAAACTGGTAGTGAACTCAAAACCAAGATTCAAAGGCTTTTTGACGAGGCAAAGAATCAGTGGAAAGGCGTTTTTCCCGAACATTCAACGTTTGAACTCTCTGATAGTCACCTATCCGTCTGCGTGTCCAGTTTGCAAGATGTTAAGTTGTTCAATTCCAACCTACAAGTCGTGGACGAGGCGTTTGAGTATCTCGTGAGTAAATCCGCCAAAGGCGAGAAGGGACAATACTTCACCCCGCGGCACGTCATTGATATGTGCGTGAAAATGCTTAACCCGCAGTCCGGCGAGTATATGATCGACACTGCCTCCGGCAGTTGCGGGTTTCCGGTACACACAATTTTCAAACTGACTGGAACACTTTTCACCAATTCGGAGATTCTGGATACCGACAGAGGACACATCCTCAAGGTGTTTGGCATTGACTTTGATGAAAGGACAGTCAGGGTTGCCAGAACCCTCAATCTGATTGCAGGAGACGGTGAAACAAATGTTTTGCACCTCAACACATTGGATTATGACCGCTGGAGTGACAGTACAGAGGAGAACAGTAGGTGGGTTCGTACCTATGGAGACGGTTTCGATCGGCTTAAAGCATTAAGAACCGAACCAGGGAGAGACAAACTTTTTAGCTTCGACATCCTAATGGCGAATCCACCTTTTGCTGGGGACATCAAGGAGAGCCGCATCCTCCACCAATACACCCTCGGCTTTAAAGGAAACGGTAAACCACAAACCAAGGTGGGACGCGACATTCTATTTATTGAGCGTAACTTGGATTTCCTCAAACCCGGTGGACGCATGGCAATTGTGCTTCCGCAAGGCAGATTCAACAACGCATCCGACAAGTATATCCGCGATTTTATCGCGGAACATGCCCGTATTTTGGCTGTAGTCGGGCTGGATACCAATACTTTCAAACCTCACACCGGCACTAACACGAGTGTTCTATTTGTGCAAAAGTGGAACGATGATCCGTCCAAAGGTGCCCTTTGTCCTGAAGTTGAGGACTACCCTATCTTTTTCGCTGTCTCCAAGAAAAGTGGAAAGGATAATTCCGGCGATTACGTTTTTCTCGAAAATGGCGCTGGGCAATACAAATTAGACAAAAACGGACATCTGATTGTTGAACACGACCTACACAATCACAATGGGGAACTCTCTGACGGGATTGCGGAAGCCTTTATTGAATGGGCAAAGAGCGAAAATTTGAGTTTTTGGTCTGGAGAATAA
- a CDS encoding transposase translates to MRTYKYQIREHPQNMRLGNMLDELCDVHNHFLALENRYYRIYGKYAGRYRLQPHLTKLLNRTKRQWAWIPRDTLDAVIIRLHLAWEKFFDFLKKGKRGRRVGPPKFKKRDKYRSAKFPYAYKLQEGRVRISFRVWNPISEKFNKYQKIYFSFHQHRQWHGDVRYVQIGRDAAGTYWLYVVTDNTSPKVLSATGESVGIDFGMETYLTLSTGEKIQHPQPLKQSLNELRKLNKAVSRKQKGSGNWWRAIRQLARLHVKITNQRRDWHYKRATDLCRQFDNIVTETLNLEGMKRLWGRKVSDLAFYQFVEILKYKCIKHKREFFQVGQWIPTTKPCSECGHHNENLSLSDRQWTCPECGSHHDRDVNAAINILRGCLDPLVE, encoded by the coding sequence GTGAGAACTTACAAATATCAGATACGCGAGCATCCGCAGAATATGCGCTTGGGCAATATGCTCGATGAACTTTGCGACGTGCATAATCACTTCCTTGCTTTGGAAAATCGATATTACCGCATCTATGGGAAATATGCCGGCAGGTATCGCCTGCAACCGCACTTGACGAAGTTGCTCAACCGCACCAAGCGACAGTGGGCATGGATACCCCGTGACACGCTTGACGCTGTTATTATTCGCTTGCACCTTGCGTGGGAAAAGTTTTTTGATTTTCTCAAAAAGGGAAAGCGAGGCAGACGCGTCGGTCCCCCGAAGTTCAAAAAGCGTGATAAATATCGATCTGCGAAGTTCCCGTATGCCTATAAACTTCAAGAGGGGCGTGTCCGTATCTCTTTTAGAGTGTGGAATCCTATTTCTGAAAAGTTCAACAAGTATCAGAAAATCTACTTCTCTTTCCATCAGCATCGTCAGTGGCATGGCGATGTCCGTTATGTCCAAATCGGTCGGGACGCTGCCGGCACGTATTGGCTCTATGTTGTGACAGATAACACCTCCCCAAAAGTGCTGTCCGCTACAGGTGAAAGCGTAGGGATAGACTTTGGCATGGAAACCTATCTGACACTGAGCACCGGTGAGAAGATTCAGCATCCACAACCCCTGAAACAGTCCTTGAACGAACTCCGAAAACTCAATAAAGCCGTGAGTCGCAAGCAAAAAGGGTCTGGCAATTGGTGGCGTGCTATCCGTCAACTCGCACGGCTTCACGTGAAAATCACGAATCAACGCAGAGATTGGCACTACAAACGCGCCACTGACCTGTGTCGTCAGTTTGACAACATTGTCACCGAGACACTGAACCTTGAGGGAATGAAACGCCTCTGGGGACGTAAAGTCTCTGACCTTGCTTTTTACCAGTTTGTTGAGATATTGAAGTATAAGTGTATCAAACATAAGCGTGAGTTCTTTCAAGTTGGGCAATGGATTCCGACGACGAAACCTTGCTCGGAATGTGGGCATCACAACGAAAATCTTTCTCTTTCAGATAGGCAGTGGACGTGTCCCGAATGTGGTTCACACCACGATAGGGATGTCAACGCTGCGATCAACATTCTTCGGGGCTGCTTAGATCCCCTTGTGGAGTAG
- a CDS encoding UPF0164 family protein — MYGGERENYNSLDRTARKIKKMRHVIYKLLFILLLIWGFPAHATTNVGTAGAQFLKIGPGARVDSLGGAFGALANDVTSIYWNPAGISQLEKTSFSDTHTVWLADVRYNYLAFATPIKNIGTLGASVTFLNVPDTEITTLAKPDGTGLWYSAYDTAVSLAYARQLYEQESGVKLSVGINAKYIHQQIHRESAKGVAIDVGTLYHTGWRSLRIGMCFSNFGPEMRFGGPDLTSGSEVAGDPRIASYRPFPDTTNPERKAELETIEFPLPSNFRLGLAYDIIDSGSNLLTLALDANHPNDNSERLNIGMEYWYRKMAAIRGGYKFRLGEDRADDEEGLTLGLGIHLNLGRRMLSLDYAYADFGRLQQVHRVSVGLQF; from the coding sequence ATGTACGGCGGAGAACGTGAAAACTATAACTCACTTGACCGAACCGCAAGGAAAATTAAAAAAATGCGACATGTGATTTACAAGTTATTGTTCATACTTCTTTTAATCTGGGGGTTTCCCGCGCACGCCACAACCAATGTCGGCACGGCGGGTGCCCAGTTTCTGAAAATCGGTCCCGGTGCGCGGGTAGACAGTCTTGGGGGAGCGTTTGGCGCGCTTGCCAACGACGTAACAAGCATCTACTGGAACCCCGCAGGAATAAGCCAACTCGAAAAAACCAGTTTTTCAGACACACATACCGTCTGGCTTGCCGATGTCCGGTATAACTATCTGGCGTTCGCAACGCCGATAAAAAACATCGGCACTTTAGGCGCGAGCGTCACATTTCTCAACGTCCCTGATACGGAGATTACCACGCTCGCAAAGCCCGATGGCACAGGGCTCTGGTATTCCGCTTATGATACTGCTGTTTCGTTGGCGTATGCCCGACAACTTTATGAACAGGAATCTGGGGTTAAGTTGTCTGTCGGTATTAACGCCAAATACATCCATCAGCAGATCCACCGCGAAAGTGCCAAAGGGGTCGCTATTGATGTCGGGACCTTGTACCATACCGGTTGGCGAAGTTTACGGATCGGGATGTGTTTCTCGAACTTTGGACCGGAGATGCGCTTCGGCGGCCCCGATTTGACAAGCGGGTCAGAAGTGGCAGGGGACCCACGAATAGCAAGTTACCGTCCATTTCCAGACACCACGAATCCGGAACGCAAAGCAGAATTAGAGACGATTGAATTCCCGCTGCCCTCCAATTTCCGGCTCGGGCTCGCCTACGATATTATTGATTCCGGTAGCAATCTTCTCACCCTCGCACTCGATGCCAACCATCCCAACGACAACAGTGAACGATTGAACATCGGTATGGAGTACTGGTACAGAAAAATGGCAGCAATTCGTGGCGGTTACAAGTTCCGCTTGGGTGAAGACCGCGCCGACGATGAAGAGGGACTTACGCTCGGCTTGGGTATCCATCTGAACCTTGGCAGACGGATGCTTTCTCTCGATTATGCTTATGCTGACTTCGGACGTTTACAACAGGTACACCGAGTGAGTGTGGGGCTCCAATTTTAA